The DNA window ATTATACTCCGTACGTAGTCTGCAAATCGTGCAAAGACAATGGACGCAATTGTGATCGAATGAGGCCATGCGATTCTTGCATAAGCACCGATTCCGCATGCGATGGTTTAAAGAAGGATAATGCACATGGCTGCATCTCCCGGTTCAAGATCGCTGCGCATGGGACAGGCCAACAGGCTCCGCCCCCTGGTCCTCTGTATTATCTGGCCTTGGGCTACGGCCCAGGAGGTGTCAACGATATCAAAGATGGACGAAGTGTCGAGCATTGGATTGGTCCTGTCGCTCCCGTATACGGCATTAACACTCTTAAAGATGGCGCGGCTCATTATCGCGCTGTCACCGACTTGCATCGAGACCATCGACCACCAAACAACGTGGTTCCCCCAGGCATCACCACTCCCTTGAACACAGCTGAGGGCACGCCAGGCTTGTTCAAAGATGTGCAGTCCAGGGAATTGACAGTCGAACAGCTGGCAGCGCTCATCATTCATTTCTGGCCAGGCTACCAAGTTCCGGTGGGAGATAGTCAGGCATATCGGAGGGTTTGGGATTCGCTCCGCGATGCCCAGAACGCGAAGATGACAGAAGCTGGGATAGATGCATCCACTGCGCCAGCAATGCCACGTACTTTTGAAGGAAACCCAGTGCTCTCTGATCTAGAAGCACTCCACAGTGGGCTGCTAGGTCTTCCTGCAGGACAAAACGCGGCCCCCccagctccagctcagcCACCAACCCCAGACTTCCTTATACAAGCATCTGGCGTCGCATCTGAATTGTATATGGGCAATCCGTATAAtggtgatgctgatgatgcttTGTTTTTTAACGATACCGCCCAGCAGCTAGCGGTCGACGAGCCACAGCAGAAAGAAAACTCATACGCTGCTGTTGATAACATGATCGCCTCAGGGGTATCCGGATATCAACAAGGCGGTGATGATCAGCAGGCTCAGCAGGCTCAACAGGCCCAACCCCCAGCGGACTCGGGCCCAAACATTGACATCACCATGATGGACCAAGACACTTTAAGAAGGATGCTCGGTCTTGATGAGGATAAACCTCGTGGCCGCTTCATTGCAAACCACAATTACTCCGAAATATTCAAGGCTCACAGCCGACGGAAAACTTTCGCAAACAGAGTCCCCAAAGATACGAACacgaaagagaagagcttcAACCCCTTCCTGGTCTTCGTTTTGGATGAGAATCAGAAGCTACGCCTCAAGGCAAAGGAGAAAAGCTCACGATGGAAAGTTTTCAACCCTCTTGAGAGCTTCGATATGGAGAAGTGGCACAGGTCAGGCAACCAGCCCGATAAAAGATCATCTGAACCACACCTCTTTTCCGTTGTCAATGGTCAGTGGAAGCAACCCACGCCTCAGGCTAATGTCTTGGACGATATCCCTTACCAGCAAAAAGGTGAGAGATCACAACAATATTGTGCCGAGCCAGGAAACGGTGGGGTCGGTCGCTGTGGCTCTCAGAACGTCAATGGGCAAGATCAAGCCGTTTGCCAAAGTCTTGCACACCGCAACACAATGCCTGGCTACTTTCCGGTATGCGATAATTGCATCCAGGGTAACGTGAAAGACATGTTTCGTCATGACCACAACCCCATCACGGAGAACGAACTCCTCAACATGCGCGCTTACTTGTGCAATGATTGTGCTGGTTATATGAGTAGTAGTGCCCAGAACGCAGCCGAATACAGAGCCATTGGCGCGCGCCGAATATATGGTATAGTGGCTGACACGGAACATACTCAAAGTACTGACACGCCCGATAATGACCCATCGCGAGCCGTGGAGTTCCGCCATACGGAGGCATTGACAGGCTGCTCATGTGCAAACAGGATCTTTGGAACATCCCTTTGCAGATTCCATAGATTACACTATGCTGAAGAGGCTCTCAAATTCTCAGCTTTGATGCAGGAATGGCGGCTTTCGCGCTTTAAGAAGGCGGTATGCCCAGGTTGTCTTGCCCGGAAGCCTCTCGACAGTGTCAATCTATCGGCAGATTCGGGCGGTTTTCTGGACGGCGCGCCCACAGCATGGGCATGTGTTAACTGCAACGACTGGGTAGCAAACGAGAAGAACGACGGGACAAACCAGCCAAGCCTCGTCGACAAGAAATTATGGAATTCGAACATTGGGCGTGAGATTCTCGGTCCACGTCAAAAAGCGGCATATAGAAGGGTTCATCAAACAGAAGACGTCGAAATGGGTGGGACGTAATAATTGATGATGGAGGCAGTGAGAGCGTATATTTCGGAGTTTGGCGTATTTGAGACACAGTCTAGTTTTTCAATTAATCAGTCTTTCAGGTGTTAGCGAATCGAGGCACAACTGGAGTGAGATCGACCTGTCTAAGTGATCCCGGCATTTGTCCAACCTATTGTGCGCCATCAAGAACTCGATGGGCGAACACTGACATCAAGCATTCCGTCTCGCCTTCATGTGAAAAGCCATGTGGCTGAAATCACGACTCGTCGGAATGTTCTGCTCAAGGGAAGAAATCAATATTTGAACCGTAAGAAAAGTATGCTTGTATTGTCTGACTGAACCATTGCTGCTGGAGAGAAGGAGACCTCGAGATTGACAAgatagaaaaaagaaaagaagcaaaaaaaaagagaaaattaCATGTATGAAATAATGGATATAGAAGAACCTGTAGAAGCCGTGCTTTAATCTTGAAATATTCATCGTCCCCGGCAACACGAACCAAACGAGGAAAAGGTCGGGTGGGTTGTGTCTCTCGCGAGGTCGTCGGGAAGGGATGAGCAGTACAGCATTGCACTGCTTTGCCTATACTGACACAAACTCCCTTCCTGgtgtctttctctctcttccagTGAGTAGACAGTCCGGTTTTTGTTTATCCACAACGTCCAAAACAGCAGGCCGCTCCAGAGAAACGCCGATCCATGTTCCACGTCGTATGGACATGGGTCATTAAGCATGAGCCATCGGCCTCACAAAGACATGACATGTCGTAGGCACGCCGGGTCCCTTATCCCATATCGTTGGGTATTTCCATAGGCTGCGTCCATTTTAAACATGAAGGCGAGCCCAAAACCTGACTCCTCATCCGATGCAGCCAAAAATTCATCTCCGTGCTCTTCCGAAAGCCTCCTGGTTAAATTGCATCCTCACATCGTATTGCACGTAATCGACAAGACCCAGACAGAGCGGGTATATTCTGCCAATCACATCCACCCTCGTCTCGATATGGGCGCTTTTAGTCCACATGTGCCATTCCGTTTACATGAGCACACACTTGGCACAACATCCGGCTTCTTGCTCGCCATTGTCCATGTCCATGGGCTTGGGGGGTCCATTCGCGCCAGAGGTGCCACCACTGCCGGTCGAGTAACCTTGCATCTCGCGGTTATATCTTCGAATCTCTCGTACGATATCGTAGAAGGCCCTGTCGACATTGATTCGTGACTTGGCTGAGGTCTCGATAAACTTGCAGCCGAATGATCTGGCAAGGGCCTCTCCCTCTGTAAGAAGCAAAGTCAGTGAATGTTGGTCAAATAGAATCTATCATGTCGACGTACCCTGTCGTGACACATCTCGTTCACCTTCCAAATCGCACTTGTTGCCAACAACGACCATGGGGAAGTAGTCCTTATCCTTGACTCGCAGAATCTGTTGTTGGAATGTGGTGATTTCCTCGAAGCTTTGTCGCGAAGTAATAGAGTAGACTAGTAGAAATCCCTCTCCGGTTCGCATGTACTGCTCGCGCATGGCGCTATACTCCTCCTGGCCAGCTGTGTCGAGAACATCGAGTAGGGCGACCTCTTCATCGATAACGCACTGCTTTCGGTACGAGTCTGTGCGAGGTACAGTGTCAGTGCGTGTTGTGGTGCGGCATAACGATGATGCAAATGCGATTAGAGTTCACAAACCTTCAATTGTAGGATCATACTCGTCGACGAAGTGGCTCTGAATCAACTGAATGGTCAAACAAGATTTACCGACACCACCGCCACCGACAACGACGAGCTTGTACTCTCGTAGGAACTGTGATCCAGAGTTAGTAAGATAATGATGCGTGACCacttttgatggacgtgggGAGAGGTTCAAGGAGACAGAAAGCGTGTTTCGTGGAGGCAATGTTGTTTTCGCATCGTACCTTTGTGTTTGCAGCCATTGTGAATTAGCGTTCGAGTTGCGCTTCCTGTATTATCTTCTGCTCGAGATAAGTTGTCGTGAATTCAAGATGATCCAAGGCAAGTTGCGAGTAGACCGGATTGAAAGGCCAACAACCGAGGACGACAGCACAGCGGAaatggagatgaagatggagttGGAAGAAGGTAGGTGGTTTACGTTCGCAGGCGAGACGATGTAAAAGTACAAAGGAAGTAAGAGAGAGAATGAACGATTTGCCGCTGGGGCGAGCGGATTCTAGTTCTGAATGTGTGGAGAGAGAGGGAAAGACGATTCGGATGGGCCAAATGGGTTCAAGAAAAAAGGTCAAAGCAGAGGGAGTTGAGCGAGGGTAGAGAGAGCAGAGGAAGGGGAACAGGCCTAAAGAGGAAAGGGTCGAATGGCCAGGGTAGGAAAGCATCCTGGAAGGGGAGCAAGGGAAAGAGAGGAAGGGGGGCGTCCACGGATCGGATTGGTTTGGGAACACCTTGGAATGGATGGGTCAGTTTGGTAGCAGATACATTTTGATAGCTTGCAGCTTGGCCGCGGGAGAGATGACTTCAGAGGTACCCACGACCTTTGCCAACCATTCTCGCGCTTGGCCCCAGGTGCTCTGGGTGTTTGCGGTCGGTTGCTTTTTTCCTTTTGGACCAACTGGTATCCGATACACGACGGTTGACATAATAGACACtccaaaaaaaacaaaatcAATTAACGAACCCATCCAAGGATACGGTTAACGAGAAcggtttctttctttcatctCATGACCAGGGAAGGCTGGTCTCGTTTATTCTGGCCTGACCTGGTCCGTTTCCGCTTCGATTGACAGCTAAGAATCATGACTTCACTTTGTTTTGTCTTGTGTTTCTCACTACTAAGCCTTCAGTacatatgtatgtacatacatacggACACACGCCCACCACCAATATCCCACGGCTTTCCAGGTGGTCAATGTCTCTGGGCGCTCCCGAGCGCTGAGATGGATGGTCAGGTCCTGGGGACCCAGGCCCCATGGAATTATTACTGGAGACTTCCCGTCCCGTCCTGTCAGTGGATAAAAGGTATCTGTGTAGGCCTTTTTGAGGGGACACACGATGGCCGGATTGGTCGCTAGGGTCGATGAAGCCCAGCCTCTAAGTTCTAGAGGTAGGGAACAATAGAGAGAGATAGCTGGCATGGCAAAGGCTCGCCATAGATGTTGACAGAACAGTTCTACGGATGACTTTTCGTCTCTAGCATAGGAGTTTAAATAATTCACTGTTGGTGAGTGCGCCAATTCATGGTAGGAACCTATCATGTGTTTTCTGCAGCCCTACCAACAAGCCCAGAGGCGCCCACTGTCCTCTCCAACTCGAGTGCAGCCGCCTCTCAATGGTGATTAAGATGAGGAGCATCTACGATCTCCTCACAGCTGGAGTGGTTCCATTAGGTAGATGACTGGTTATTCCAGCCGCCAGGACGGCGGGAAACTAGTGTTGGTACAGGAAAATGGAAATGAACCTGGCGTAAACTGGACCAGTCCTTTGTCTTGTCCTGTGGTTTGTCTATTAGCAGTTTACAAAGCAAGCCACCAGAGTTTGTCAAAGAGGTTAGAGAACAAGACTTATGTTTCGGTCCTCTCCGGTTTTGTCGTGCGGGTAGATAATGGTCAACAACAGAAAGTCAACATTGAATTTTTTTTCAGACCCCAGCGGCCTCAGGGACTTTCAGTGGCCCTTCAGGAAAAGCCCAGGCTCCTATCTGCAGTCCATGGGAGGAAAGATTGGTATGGGGAAAGGGGGGCGTGTCTGTTCTAAAGCGTGGGTCAAGCCAAGCAATGGATGGATCTATACCATCtttttaccttattaatGGGGCCATTGCTTTTGTCGGGGGGGGGGACCCTTGCTCTGCTTGCTGCCGATCCGCGAAGCTCCAGTTCTCACTGATTAACATTGGCCTTGCTTTCCCGTATGTGTATCCGAACAGTAATATGTACATATGCATAGATAGTAGAGTTCAGGAGGATCCTTCCGTAGGCTGCTGGCCTCGTCggtgcgatgcgatgcgatgcgatgcgatgcgatgcgatgcgatgcagTTTCGTTTCTGCAAGGGCAGCGGCTGGTTGCGTCTACTCTGCCAATCGCAGACACACTGTAGCGTGCCAGAAAACTGATTGTGCATTGTTCTGCAGGCAGCTTCTCACCGTATCCGCGTGCTTGTGTTCCCACAgcatgcattgcattgcagtACTTTGAATCGTTGATGGCCTCTGATAGATAACTCATCCGCCGTCGTCATCATAGGTAATTGTTAACAACGACATATCCATTTAATTTCTGTACTGGTCAACTGTAATACGTACATATGTATCCGTACATGCATACATACGGAGTACAGCACCGATGGGTAGTAGCAGAAGTGGATGGAATAGGGGGCAATGGATTAAGTCCCTGAATGTTGTAATTTGCCAACCAGG is part of the Fusarium poae strain DAOMC 252244 chromosome 4, whole genome shotgun sequence genome and encodes:
- a CDS encoding hypothetical protein (BUSCO:48696at5125) translates to MAANTKFLREYKLVVVGGGGVGKSCLTIQLIQSHFVDEYDPTIEDSYRKQCVIDEEVALLDVLDTAGQEEYSAMREQYMRTGEGFLLVYSITSRQSFEEITTFQQQILRVKDKDYFPMVVVGNKCDLEGERDVSRQEGEALARSFGCKFIETSAKSRINVDRAFYDIVREIRRYNREMQGYSTGSGGTSGANGPPKPMDMDNGEQEAGCCAKCVLM